A window of the Miscanthus floridulus cultivar M001 chromosome 14, ASM1932011v1, whole genome shotgun sequence genome harbors these coding sequences:
- the LOC136504162 gene encoding intermediate cleaving peptidase 55, mitochondrial-like encodes MAMAARLLRATEVASRFLSASHGLVQRAAYTTGGIVDVGQPTPQSHPELLADGEITPGITNEEYISRRKKLLEVLPEKSLAIIASADQQMMTDVVPYPFRQNGDYLYITGCTQPGGVAVLSEETGLCMFMPDTNKEDVVWQGQTAGVEAAVDFFKADKAFPLSQMQKILPELIERSKGVYHNVKTASSYKNLDAFRRASLNNKVKDLTNYTDELRWVKSKSEIKLMRESASIVSQSLLQTMLLSRTHREESQLAAKIEYECKMRGAQRMAFHPVVGGGANGSIIHYSRNDRKIRTGDLLLMDVGCEYHGYLSDLTRTWPPCGRFSPAQEELYNLILETNKECIKLCKPGTSINEIHNHSVKLLIKGFQELGILEKGKSIQYNYLNPTAIGHSLGMDIHDSMTLPKDKPLEPGVVITIEPGVYIPAAPVLNERAPGRYRGMGIRIEDEVLVTDDGHEVLTASVPKEVSHLTTLMSMGSGGDYPNSAADVRELRAACS; translated from the exons GTGGCATCTCGATTTCTATCTGCTTCCCATGGTTTGGTTCAGCGAGCTGCATACACAACTGGTGGCATAGTCGATGTTGGCCAGCCAACACCCCAGTCTCATCCTGAG TTATTAGCTGATGGAGAGATCACACCAGGCATCACAAACGAGGAGTACATCTCTAGAAGAAAAAAGCTTTTGGAGGTGCTACCAGAGAAGAGCTTGGCCATTATTGCTTCCGCTGATCAGCAGATGATGACTGATGTAGTGCCATATCCATTCAGACAGAATGGTGATTACCTGTATATTACAGGTTGTACGCAACCCGGTGGTGTAGCAGTTTTGAGTGAAGAAACAGGGTTGTGCATGTTCATGCCAGATACAAATAAGGAG GATGTAGTTTGGCAAGGTCAAACTGCTGGAGTTGAGGCTGCTGTGGATTTCTTTAAAGCAGATAAAGCATTTCCACTTAGTCAGATGCAGAAG ATCCTTCCTGAACTGATTGAGCGATCAAAAGGGGTGTATCACAATGTGAAGACAGCATCATCTTATAAGAACTTGGATGCCTTCCGTAGGGCATCACTCAACAATAAAGTAAAAGATCTTACAAATTACACCGATGAATTACGGTGGGTCAAGTCAAAATCAGAAATTAAGTTGATGAGGGAATCAGCGTCTATTGTTTCTCAG TCTCTTTTACAAACGATGTTGCTGTCGAGGACCCACAGAGAGGAAAGCCAGTTGGCAGCTAAGATTGAATACGAGTGCAAAATGAGAGGTGCCCAAAGAATGGC GTTCCATCCTGTAGTAGGTGGAGGAGCAAATGGCAGCATTATACACTACTCAAGAAACGATAGAAAA ATCAGAACAGGGGATCTTCTGCTCATGGATGTTGGCTGCGAGTATCATGGCTACCTTAGCGATTTGACTCGAACATGGCCACCCTGCGGCAGATTTTCACCTGCTCAG GAAGAGCTGTACAACCTAATACTGGAGACAAATAAGGAGTGCATAAAGCTCTGTAAACCAGGCACAAGCATTAACGAGATACACAATCATTCG GTAAAGCTGCTGATAAAGGGATTCCAAGAACTGGGGATCCTGGAGAAGGGGAAATCGATCCAATACAACTACTTGAACCCAACCGCAATAG GTCACTCGTTAGGCATGGATATTCATGACTCCATGACACTCCCCAAGGACAAGCCCTTGGAGCCCGGCGTT GTAATAACGATCGAGCCCGGGGTGTACATCCCGGCGGCCCCGGTCCTGAACGAGCGCGCGCCGGGCAGGTACCGTGGCATGGGCATCCGGATCGAGGACGAGGTCCTCGTCACCGACGACGGCCACGAG GTGCTGACGGCGTCGGTGCCCAAGGAGGTCTCCCACCTGACCACTCTAATGAGCATGGGCAGCGGTGGCGATTATCCCAACTCAGCGGCGGACGTCCGTGAGCTGCGAGCTGCCTGCAGCTGA